The genomic segment CACCCAGAGATTCGCATCCTGCGCGCTGCCCGAGGGGCTGACCGCGGGCTCGGCGCCGAGCGCCCGCCCAGACGGGTTGCACCACTGCCCGTCGGAGCCGTTGCCGTTGCGCGAGGTGTCGATCACGTAGTGGGCGCCCCCGGTGAGCGCCGAGATCTGATCCGCATACGCCTGCTCGACGTCGGTGGCGTTGTAGTTCGAGACGTTGGTGGAGAAGCCGCGTGCTCGGGAGACCCCGGCGCGGTTCAGCAGGTCGGCCATGTCGGCAGCCGGCCCCCAGTTGGAGTGCCCGGCATCGAGGTAGACCGTGAGGCCGGTTCCCGCCAGGGAGTCGACCGCGGCACCGATCTCGGCCAGCCGCTCGTCGACGTTTCCGCACTCGTCGGCCAGGGCCAGCGCATCCGGTTCCAGGATGACGACGGCCGGGCCGCCGGAGAGCGCATCCGCGATCTCCTGCACCCACACCGGGTACTGCTCGGCCGAGAGGCCACCGCTCGAGAGGTTGCCGCAGTCGCGGTTCGGCACGCCGTAGACCGAGAAGACGGGGGTCTGGCCGAGCTTCTGCGCCGCTTCCGCGATGCCGGAGACGTAGCCCCCGATCTCGCCCACCGGATGCTTCTCCGGAGTCAGCCAGATCGCCGTCGGCACCGCCGCGATGCGGGTGAAGGTGGCCGCATCCGCGTCGTCGTCCGAGCCCGCCGCCGCATCCGCCGCCGTCTGCGCCTTCGAGCCCGGATCGACGAAGAATGAACTGCCCGCGAACGGGTTGTCGCCGGCCACGCCGCCCTGGGCGTAGATCGCCCCGACCCCGGCCACCATCGTGGCGAGCACACCGGCGATCGCGACGATCGCCACCCCCAGGCCGACGCGCGGCAGAACGTTGCTCAAGAAGGGTCCTCCCCCGGTCGGACTCGTCCCACTCTAACCCCGCGCGGCCGCACGGGACCCGCTCACCCGACGCGTATCCCCGAACCCGTGACCGGCGTCGCCCGGGTGACGGTGCCCGCGGGGCCGTAGGCCTTCAGCCGCGACATGGTCTGCGCGAAGGGCACGGGCCGGCCGTAGAAGAAGCCTTGCGCGTGACGCACGCCGATGCCCACCAGCACGTCGACCGCATCCTGGGTCTCGATCCCCTCCACCACAGTGGAGTAGTCGAACGCGTCGCCGAAGCCCTGCAGCGCACGCACCACCTCGCGCTGGCGGGTGTCGTCGAGGTTGTCGACGAGCGAACGGTCGATCTTCAGGATGTCCATCGGGATGCGCACCAGAGCGCCGACGCTCGACGCCTCCGACCCGTAGTCGTCGAGCGCGATCAGCATGCCGAGCTGCCGGAAATGCTCCGCCTGCGCCCGCAGGTCGTCGTCGATGTCTTTCGTGGAACGCTCGTTGAGCTCGAGGCAGAGCGAGACATCCGGATACCGCGGCACGATGTCTTTGAGAAAGGCGCCGACATGCTCGTCGCGGATCTGCTCGACCTCGAGGTTGATGGTCATCACCGAGATGCCCGGCACGATCTTGCGGAACTCCCGCGCCGCCTTGAGCGAGGCCTCGATCACCTGCTTCGTGAGCAGGTCCATGCGGCCGAGACCCTTCGCCTTCTCGATGAGGGAGGAGGTGGAGATGCGGCCGAGCTCCGGATGCGTGTAACGCACGAGCGACTCAAACGCCCAGATCTTGTCTTCGAGCGTGTTCACGATGGGCTGGTAGACCACGTTCAGGGTGCCGTCGTCGATCGCCTTCGCCACGATCTCGTTGATGCGGCTCGAACGGTGCGGCGAGATGCCGATGCTCGACTCGAACGACGGACCGCCCTGCCGGCGGGACTTCTTGATGGCGAGCATCGAGTGATCGGCGTCGACCACGATCGACTGCGGATCGGTCTCCTGGTGCCCCGAATAGGCGAGGCCCACGCTCACCAGGGGGCGGTACTCCCGGCCGCCCAGCATGGCGGGCGCACCGATGTTCGCCACGATGTGGTCGGCCACCGCCTTCGCCTCGGCGAGCGACTGCAGCTTCGTGAGCACCACCACGAACTCGTCGCCGCCGACCCGGGCCACGAAGTCGTGCGGGCGCACGCTGGCGCGGAGGCGGGTCGCCACGGTGGAGAGCACTTCGTCGCCGATGTGGTGGCCCTCGGTGTCGTTCAAGCGCTTGAACTGGTCGAGGTCGATGAAGAGCACCGCGATTCCGGATGCGTAACTGCGGTCTTCATTCAACCGCGACAGCGATCGCTGGAAGGCGTTGTAGTTCGGCAGCCCGGTGAGCGAATCGCGGTCGACGCGGTCGAGCAGGGTGTCGTAGGCGCCGCGCACCCGGGCGGTCTCGGAGGCGATGTGGCCGATCGCATCCAGGGCCAGCTCATCGTCGGGAGTGAACGGCGCACCACCGTTCTTGCGGCTCGCCACCAGATATTCGGTGGGTTCGACGGCGTCTTCCTGATGCTCCTCGGTGACCTCGTCGTCGGGCGCCATCGACTCCGGCGTGAGCTGCGGGTCGGTGGCGTTGATCGGCGAGAAACGAGCGCCGATCTCGTTGCGGCCGGGCGGGCGGCGGCGCACGTCGAACTCCGCGGCGTCGATCGCCCGACGGGCGAACTCGACCATCGTCTCCTTCGGGTCTTGCTGCACATCCCAGGGCAGGGCCCGCGCGGCATCCACCACTCCGCTCAACCGTCGTTCGCTGTCGCGGGTCTGCCGGCGCTTCGCCGCGCCGTAGAACAGCAGAGCGACCACGAGCAAGGGGATGGTCTCGCGCGCGAGACGCAGTTCGTCTGCCGAGCCGTCGACCACTCCGAGCAGGCCCGTCGAGGAGACGTAGACGGCGATCGCCACCCCGGAGCACATGGCCAGCACGCCCAGCAGACGCCAGGGGCTGAGGGCCGAGAGGCCGAAGGTGTGCTCGATGCTCCAGCGGCCGCGTTCGCGCAGGAACTCGAGGCCGAGCACGATGAGCATGTAGGCGAGCACGCTCAGCACCAGTGCGAGCGGGGCCCACCAGCCCAGGCCGATCAGCAAGCGCGACAAGGCGACGAACCCGATGCCGCCGATGGCGGCGACCCCTGTCCACTGCGCCGCCATCCACAGCGCTCGCGTGGTGACCACCCGCGAGATGAAGTAGGCGATCGACCAGAGGCCCACCTCGAGCACCGGATTCGGACCCGTCGTGCCCACCACCAGCAGAGCGCCGGCGACACCGAACGGAGGCAGGCCGGTGACTCGGCCGATCGGCATCTGGTAGACCGCGGTGACGCCGACGCTCAAGAGGAACACGAGGCAGGTGATCCAACTCATCGGGGGCGATGACAAGCCCGCGACCACCCCGGCGGCTGCGGTCGCCACCGCGACCACGACGAGCAGGTAGGAGACCACGGCGGAGGCAGCCGTGCGGGTCTCAGGCTGCTCTGACATGCCGTGAGTTTATCCGCTGATCGGCGTTTTCCGGGCTCTCTCGTGTGCGGCGATCACGACCTCGGGCGAAGCGGCCCGGATCGCCTCCGCGATGACCTCGGCGGCGAGATCGTCGTAACGACGGAAGCGCACGCAACTCTTGCCCATGTCGAGCTTCTTGCCCGTGCCCGCCCACGCGTCGCGGAAGGAACTCTCACCCGCCTCACCGAGCTGCACGCAGTTGAGGTAAAGGGAGGTGTAGTTCTTCTGGGCGGCCAGGGCGACCACGGCGAGCGGATGCCCGTTGTAGGTCTGCGGGTAGTCGGCCAGCGGAATCACCCAGGCGGGCATCCCGTACTCGATCGCCCGCTCGTAGCCGGCCGGCAGGGCGCTCTCGACGAGCGCCACGACCTGGCCGATGAGGGCGGCGCGATCGGGGGCGAGCGCCGAGACGTAGTCGGCGAACTCGGGCGGCACGGCGGTGGGCGGGGTGGACGAGCTGGGGTGCGGGGCGGGCGCGGGGCTGGACTGCGGGGTGGGCGCCGGGCTGGGCTGCGGGGCGGGCGCGGGGGTGGGCTGCGGGGTCATGCGACCAGGGTAACGCCGTGCCGGGCGTGCGTCTCTGAGCAGTTCGGGCTCAGAGGCCCAGCCGGTCGAGGGCGGCGTCCATGCGGCGCGCGATCTCGGCGTACCCATCGTCGTTCGGGTGCAAGCCGTCGGCGGCCATCCATTCGGGGTGCCCCTCGATCCAGCGCGAGGCACCCGGGAGGTAATCGGCGTCGATGACGGCGGCGTTCTCCTGCACACGGTCGATGATCCACCGCACCGAATCGGGCCGCTCGTCGCTGTACCAGAACGGCTCCACCACGATGATGCGGGCCGATGGCAACTCCGCGCGGAGGGTGCGCAAGTCGATACGGATGGCGTTCTCGATCGCCTCGTCGCGCACGGGCATCGAGAAGTTGTCGTTCAGTCCCATCGTCACGAACACGAGATCGGGCCTCTCGGCCACGATCGTGGGGATCGCGTCGCTCTCGAGGTAGTCGGGCGGAGTGCTCGCGCGATTGTTCACGAAGCCGAGGCCGTTGACGCTCGGGTTGAACTCCGTCCATCCGCGCTCGACGGAGATCAAGGTCGACCAGCGTTTCGACGGGTGGGAGGCACCGGTGCCGAGCGTGTAGGAGTCGCCGTAGAACGCGGCGACGGGCGCGTCGGGGTCGATCGGGCCCTGAGCAGTCTCCGACGTGGTCGTGGCCACCGCCGACAGACCGACCATCGTGCCGATCAGGGCCGCGCATCCGAAAACAGCCGCGCTGAAAGCGGCGATGCGGCGGGTCGGGGCGTGCATACCCTCTATTCGGCACCACCCCGGCCCCGGATTGCCAGATGCAGTGGACTTCCAAAGGAAACGGCAACCGCCCCCGAATACGGAGGCGGTTGCCGTTTGGCTTGGAGAAGTCCGGCGCTAGACCGTCACGGGAACCGACGCGTCGGCCGCGATGAGCTCGGCGATCTGCACCGCGTTCAACGCGGCACCCTTGCGGAGGTTGTCGTTGCTGATGAAGAGCGCGAGACCGCGCTTGCCGGGCACCGACTGGTCTTGACGGATGCGGCCCACGTAGCTCGGGTCGTTACCGGCGGCCTGGAGCGGCGTGGGAACATCCGACAGCTCCACACCGGGCGCCGACGCCAGAAGCTCCTTGGCCCGTTCGGGCGTGATGTCGTTGGCGAACTCGGCGTTGATGGCGAGCGAGTGGCCGGTGAAGACGGGCACGCGAACGCAGGTGCCGGCCACGAGCAGCTCGGGGAGTTCGAGGATCTTGCGGCTCTCGTTGCGGAGCTTCTTCTCTTCGTCGGTCTCGCCTTCGCCGTCGTCGACGATCGACCCGGCGAGCGGGATGACGTCGAAGGCGATAGGGCGCACGTACTTCACCGGCGCGGGGAACTCGACCGCGCGGCCGTCGTGCACCAGGTCGAGGAGACCGGGCTGCTCGATGGCGGCGCGGGTCTGGCTCGCGAGCTCCTCGGCGCCGGCGAGACCGGAGCCGGAGACCGCCTGGTAGGTGTTGACGATGAGGCGCTCGAGGCCGGCCTCGGCGTGCAGCACCTTCAGCACGGGCATGGCCGCCATCGTGGTGCAGTTCGGGTTCGCGATGATGCCCTTGCGTGCATCCGCGATCGCATGCGGGTTGACCTCGGAGACGACGAGGGGAACATCCGGGTCCATACGCCAGGCGCTGGAGTTGTCGATCACCAGCACACCGGCCGCTGCGAAGCGCGGGGCCTGGGCGCGACTGCCGGTGGCACCGGCCGAGAACAGGGCGATGTCGAGGCCGCTCGGGTCGGCGGTCTCGACGTCTTCGACCACGATGTCCTCACCCTTGAAGGGCAGCACCGTGCCGGCGGAGCGGGCGGTGGCGAAGAAGCGGATGCTCGCGATGGGGAAGTCGCGCTCCTCGAGGAGGCGGCGCATGACCTTGCCGACCTGGCCGGTTGCGCCTACGACGCCGACGTTGAGTGCCTTGCTCACGGTGTTTCCTTCGTTCATACGATTCACAACTCCTCGCGAGCCGCCAATATTCGCCCTTTGGCTGAGATTTTAGGGCGGATTTTGGCGGGTGGTGAGGAGGTGACGGGGGGTGGAGAGCGTGTGGAGGGATTGTGGAGGGCGTGTGGTGGGGTCAGCGACCGGTGCCGGCGTGCACGACGGCCTCTTCGTCGGAGTCGAGGCCGAAGGCTGTGTGCACCACGCGCAGCGCGTCGTTGATGGTGTCGGCGCGGGTGACCACCGAGATCCGGATCTCGCTCGTGGAGATCATCTCGATGTTGATCCCGGCCTCGAACAAGGCCGTGAACAGCTTGGCCGAGACCCCGGCGTTGGTGCGCATGCCGGCGCCGACGAGGGCGAGCTTGCCGATCTGGTCGTCGTACTGCAGGCCCAGGAAGCCGACCTCATCCTGCTCGGCGCGAAGAGCCGTCAGGACACCCTGGCCCTCGCTCTTCGGCAGGGTGAACGAGATGTCGGTGAGGCCGGTGCTGGCCGCGGACACGTTCTGCACGATCATGTCGATGTTCGCGCCGGTCTTGGCCACGATCGTGAAGATCTGCGCCGCCTTGCCCGGGATGTCGGGAACGCCGACGACGGTGATCTTGGCCTCGGAGAGGTCGGTGGCGACCCCCGCGATCATGGGCTCTTCCACAGCACCCTCACTTCCGCTCTCGATGGATTCGTTGTGGCCGGCGGTCTCGTCGTCGGTCGGGTTGTAGACGATCGTGCCCTCGTTGTTGTTGAAGCTCGAGCGCACGTGGAGGGTGACGCCGTGCCGTCGCGCGTACTCGACGGCACGGATGTACAACACCTTCGCACCGTTGGCCGCGAGCTCGAGCATCTCTTCGCTGGTGATGCGATCGATCTTGGATGCCTTCGGCACGACCCGGGGGTCGGCGGTGAAGATGCCGTCGACATCCGTGTAGATCTCGCAGATGTCGGCGTCGAGCGCTGCTGCGAGGGCGACGGCCGTGGTGTCGGAGCCGCCGCGACCGAGGGTGGTGATGTCTTTGGTGTCGCGGTTGAAGCCCTGGAACCCGGCGACGATCACGATCGCGCCCTCGTCGAGCGCCTCGCGCAGCCGCACCGGGGTGACGTCGACGATGCGGGCGGCGCCGTGGCGCGCATCCGTGATCATGCCGGCCTGGCTCCCGGTGAAGGAGCGGGCGTCGTGACCGAGGCTCTCGATGGCCATCGCGAGCAGCGCCATCGAGATGCGCTCGCCGGCGGAGAGCAGCATGTCCATCTCGCGGGGGGCCGGGATGGGGGCCACCTCGTGCGCGAGATCGAGCAGTTCATCGGTGGTGTCGCCCATGGCGGACACGGCGACCACGACCTCGTTGCCGGCCTTGCGCGTCTCGACGATGCGCTTCGCCACCCGCTTGATGCTCTCTGCGTCGGCGACGGAGGATCCGCCGTACTTCTGCACGATCAAGCTCACGTAGGACTCCTGCTGGCGCTGCGCTGGTTGCACTGTACTTGGTAGGGAATGGGCTTCGGAAACCCGACTGCCCACTATATCGCGCGCCGGATGCACGGATCCTGCGTGACCACCCGAGGGCGCCGGGCCGCTTCGTGGCCGCTTCCTGGCCGTTTCGCAGCATCCGTTCACACGTCATTCACTCGCTCCGAATAGCGTCGCCGGGTGACCAACTGGACCAAGAAGGCCCTGAAGGCGCGGCTGCGAGCCGACATCGCCTTCGACACCGCCGTGCGGCCCGTGACGGCTGTCGTCGCCACCCGGAGACTCGAGTACTTCAACATCGTGACGGGCGTCGACGCCGGCACCATCACGCCCGAGGCCGGGGCGACGCTGTTCGACGAGCTCAGCGACACGCTCGCGGCCTGAGGGGTCTCGCTCGACGCCGCTCGTGCCCGGCCTGGTGCCCGCGTTGCCGCCGTTTCGGGAGGAGCTGCGTGCAACGAAGCCTCTCTGAAGGGGTCGTTGCCGTCTGCTCCTCCCGAAACGGCGGCGCGCGGCTACTTGGCCTGGTCGTAGCTGTCGACGATCGCGACCGTGACCGGGAACTGCACGGGGGCGTCGCCGAAGATGAGGCGGCCGGCCTCCCGGGCGGCGTCGCGGAGCTCCTCGGCCACGGCCTCGGCGAGGTGCGCGGGGGTGTGCACCATCACCTCGTCGTGCAGGAAGAAGGCGAGGTGTGGGCGCTGCTCGAGGCGGAGGTCTGTGGCGGGAGCGGTGGGGGTGGTGGGGGCGGTGGGGGCGGCGCCACCGCGCGCGGTCGGCGCGAGGGTTGACGCATCCAGGAGCCAGAGGCGGCGACGGATGGCGCTGATCCAACACAGCGCCCACTCGGCCGCCGTGCCCTGCACCACGAAGTTGCGGGTGAAGCGACCCCAACTGCGGGCCGCCGACCGGGCGCGGGAGCGGGCGGCTTCGGTGGCGTTGTCGGCCCCGGCCTCGTCTTGCACGTCTTGCCAGGCGTCGCTCGGTCGCGGTGACGTGCGGCCGAGGCGGGTGGTGACAACGGCACCGGCCTCGCCGACCCGGGCGGCGTCTTCGACGAACTTGATGGCCGCCGGATAGGCCCGGGCGAGGCGTGGGAGCATGCGACCGCTCTCGCCCGTGGTTCCGCCGTACATCGCGCCGAGCATCCCGACCTTCGCGTGGGCTCGGGTGTCGACGGCGCCGGAGGCCACGATGCCGTCGTAGAGGTCGCGATCGCGGCCGGCGGCGGCCATGGCGCGGTCGCCGGCAAGTGCGGCGAGGATGCGCGGTTCGAGCTGGGCGGCGTCGGCCACCACGAGCTTCCAGCCCGGGTCGGCCACCACAGCACTGCGCACCTGCTTCGGCAGCTGCAGCGCTCCCCCGCCCTCGGAAGCCCACCGGCCGGTGACGACTCCGCCGGGGATGTAGTTCGGATGGAATCGACCTTCGCGCACCCAGGTGTCGACCCAGTTCCAGCCGTTCGCCGTGAGGAGCCGCGCGAGCTTCTTGTATTCGAGCAGCGGGGGGATGGCGGGGTGGTCGACGTTCTTGAGTTCCCACGAGCGGGTGCTCGATACGTTGAGGCCCGCGCGGCGGAGCGACTTCACGAGCTCGGCGGGCGAGTCGGGGTTGACCGTCGGGTCGTCGAGGAGGGTGCGGATGCTCGCGAGCAGCTCCTCGAGCCGGGCCGGACGGATGCCGGGGGCCGGTGGGCGAGGGCCGAGCAACCGGGTGAGCAGGTCGTCGTGCAGTGCGGCGCTCCACGGCAGGCCCGCGTGCTGCATCTCCGCAGCCACGAGGCTGCCCGCCGATTCGGCCGCGACGAGCAGGGCGATGCGACTCGGGTCGGTCGCGGTGCGGATCGCATCGCGCTGTCGGCGGAACTCGGCGATCTCGAGGGTGTCGGGCTCCGGGTCTTCGGTGCTGTGGTCGCGTCCGGCGAGCTCCGGGGTTTCGTCGGTCACGGCGTCGAGTTCGGGGCCGTCGGTGTCGCCGGTGCCGCCGGTGCCGTTCACCCGCGGGATTCGGTCGGAATGACGGGGGTCGGTAGCGCCAAAACCCGCGGATGAGGAAGGGGCGAGCTCGTCGAGGTCGTCGAGGTCGTCGAAGAGTGTGGAGTGCGGCGCGGGGGTGTGGATCGATGCCGCCGAGGCAGGCGCCGGCACTCCGACCTGCGCGACCGAGGTGAATACCCCCGGGAGCGACATCGCGAGCTCGGAGTCCTGCGTGAGCGTGGAGTGACGCAGGATCGCGTGGGACAACCGCAGGTCGACACAGCGCTCGACGCGCACACCGGCCGCGAGCAACGACGGGTACCAGCGCGAGGTGTCGTCCCATACCCACCGCGGATGCGCCTGCTCGAGTACCGCGACCGTGCGCGCGAGGTCGCTGCCCTCGACGGTGACGGCCGCGGCGGCTCCGAACAGCCCCGAGCCGTCGGGCCCGGTGAACGGTAAGCCGTCGTCACCGGTTCGGAGGAGGCGCACACGGCCGGCACCCGCCGGGGCGACGATGACGAAGGGGGTCATCCGCGGCATCCGGATGCCGGAGCATCAGCACGAGGCTCGACGGCCACCGTGCGGTTCGCGCGGACGGCGCCGGCGCCGGCGCCTGGGCGGGCCGTCGCGTGGAGATTGACGAGCGGCAGGCGGCCGGCGCGGGTGTCGGCTTCGGCGCCGGCGCGGGCCATCGCGTGGAAGTTCACGAGCGGCCGGCGGCCGCCGCGGGTGCCGGCTTCGGCGCCTGGGCGGGCCGTCGCGTGGAGATTCACGAGCGACCGGTGGCCGGAGCAGGTGCCGGCTCCGGCGCGGGCGTGGGCCGTCGCGTGGAGGTTCACGAGCGGCATCCGATGGCCCCACGATCGCGCTCGGCGATCGAGGTGCGCGTCCGGACGCAGAGCGCGCAGAACAGGGCCCGGCGCACGTCAGCTCTCGACGAGCCGGCGCCCTTCGAAGGCGCGGCCGAGGGTGACCTCGTCGGCGTATTCGAGGTCGCCGCCCACCGGCAGCCCCGACGCGAGGCGAGTGACCCGAATCTCGAGCGTGGTGAGCAGGCGGGACAGGTAGGTTGCCGTGGCCTCACCCTCGAGGTTGGGGTCGGTGGCGATGATCACCTCGGTGACCGTGCCGTCGGCGAGGCGCAGCATGAGTTCGCGGATGCGGAGGTTGTCGGGTCCGATGCCGTCGATCGGGCTGATCGCGCCACCGAGCACGTGATAGAGGCCGCGGAACTCGCGGGTGCGCTCGATGGCCACGACGTCTTTGGCCTCCTCGACGACGCAGATGAGGTTCTGCGCACGGCGCGGGTCGCGGCAGATCGAGCAGGTCTCCTGCTCGGAGACGTTGCCGCAGACGGTGCAGAAGTGCACCTTCTCGCGCACGTCGGTGAGGATCTCGGCCAGCCGCGACACGTCGAACGACTCGGTCTGCACGATGTGGAACGCGATGCGCTGCGCCGACTTCGGGCCGATGCCGGGGAGGCGGCCGAGTTCGTCGATGAGTTCTTGGACGATTCCTTCATACATGCGGGTGGCCGTCAGCCTTCTCTGCCCGGGAGGGGCTGTTCTTCGATGAAGTTGGCGCCGAGGATCTCGCGCACCACGGCCTCGCCGTAGCGGGCGCGACCACCCGGTGTGGAGGTGGATGCGGGCGGGCGCGGGGGTGAAGTGGGAGCGCGGGAGGGTGATGCCGGAGCCGCGGATGCGGCGTCGGCAGCCTCGTCGGGCGCGGCCTCGAAGCGGAGGGCGCCGGGTCGTGCCGCAGGGTCGGGAGCGCCGGACGGTCGCGCCGCCCGCTCGGACGGGCGGGTGCCCGCGGGGCGGCCCGCCGGGTCGCCGCCCGACGGAGTGCGGGCGTCGGCGGAAGCGGATGCGCCGCTGCCGGAGGAGCCGGATGCGGATGCGCCGCTGCCGGAGGAGCCGGAAGCGTCCGTGTCAGCGACGGCGGAAGGCCCGGTGCCCGTGCCGCCCGCGGTCGCCGGGGAGTTCACGCTCGCGGGCGCCGGTGCGGCAGCCGAGCCGGTGGGTGTGGCACCGCTCGTGGCCGCCGGCGCACCGGCGCCGTACTCGGCGCTCTCGGGCGGGAGATCGGGCTCGTCGCTCGGAAGCGGTTCGTCGAAGGGTGGGGGCTCCTCGTCGGAGGAGGTGGGGATGGCCACGACGTCCCACGAGGTCGTCGGCGCCGAAGCAGCTCCGCGAGCGCCTTGCGGCCGCCCCGAGCTCGCCCCCTTGGCGGAAGCGGATGATCCCGCGCTGGGCCTGGCCTGAGCCGTGGAGGGCACGGAAGGCGCCGAAGCGGGTGGCGCGACGGACGCACCGGGGTTGGAGACACCGGGGGTCGACCAGGTGGGAGCCGGGGAGGATTCCGCCGACGGGGCCGAAGGCGCCCAGCCGTCGGTGCCCGCACCGCCAGGAGCGGTGGCGGATGCCGGGGCGGCGGAAGCAGGCGCAGCCGGGCCGGTGGCCGACGGAGACGACGCATCCGGGGCACCGGCCGGCGGAGACGACGCATCCGGGGCGGCGGCCGACGGTGTGGCCGCATCCGGTGCCGCCACCTCAGGGCGCAGCGACGAATCGACGCGGGCGATGTACTTCACCCGCAGGCCCAGCACGTCGACGATGGCTTGCCGCAGGTATTCGCTCACGCCCTGCCCGGGTGCCGAACGCTCCTTGAAGCTCGCCACATCGTTCTCGCTCGGGAACGCCAGAGTCAGCACATCGCCGTCAAGAGCACGCACCTGTGCGGTGAACACCACGAGCCAGGCCGTCATCTTGGCCTTCTGCACGGCTTCGAGGATTTCGGGCCACGAATCCTTCAGCTGTTGCAACGTCACCTCACCGGCCGCGGCCTGCACCGGCGTGCTCGCTGCGGGGGACGACGCTGAAGTCCCGGGCGACGACGACGATGCGGCGGGCGCGGGCGACGAACCGCCCGACCCGGCAGACGTGGCGGCGCCGGGCCTCGCAGAGGAAGTGGAGGCCGACGCGGCAGCCGATCCGGAAGAGCCCGACACGGACGAGCCTGATCCGGATGAGCCCGATGCGGACGGGCCCGACGCAGACGGTGCCGAAGTAGCCGCCACAGGCGGCGCGGACGAGCCCGAGGCGGGCTGAGCGGAGCCTGCCTCGGGGGCCGAACCGGACGACGAAGAACCCGCCGAACCGCTCGACGACGAAACGGGCTGCGCCGACGCCGCGGCCGGAACCGCAGAACCCCCCGACCCGCCGCTCGAGGCCGGGCTGCGCGTCTCGGCGACCGCCGGAGCCCGGCTCGCGACCGCGCCGCCCACCGCAGCATCCGGCCCGTCGACACCGATACGCCGCTCGAGCCGCTCGACGCGCACGAGCGCCCCGCGCTCGGTGTCGTCGGATGCCGGCACCAGCGTGCGCGCGATCATCAACTCGAGGTGAAGCCGCGGCGAGGTCGCGCCCGTCATCTCGGTGAGGGCATCGTTCACGATGTCGGCGACGCGCGACAGCTCGGCGTGACCGAACATCGCGGCCTGGCGACGCATCCCCTCGATCTCTTCGGCCGGAACCCCGCGGAGCACCGACGACGCCGACTCCCGCGTGGCCGACACGATGATGATGTCGCGCAGACGCTCGAGCAGGTCTTCGACGAAACGGCGCGGGTCTTGCCCCGTCTGGATGACGCGATCGACGGCCTCGAACGAGGCCGCGCCGTCGTGGGCTCCGATCGCGTCGATGACCTCGGACAGCAGTGCACCATGGGTGTAGCCGAGCAGAGCGACGGCCCGCTCGTATTCCACGCGGTTGTTCTCTGAGCCCGCGATCAACTGGTCGAGCAGCGACAGCGTGTCGCGCGCCGACCCCCCGCCCGCCCGCACCACGAGGGGCAGCACACCCGGCGCCACCTCC from the Herbiconiux aconitum genome contains:
- a CDS encoding glycoside hydrolase family 6 protein — encoded protein: MSNVLPRVGLGVAIVAIAGVLATMVAGVGAIYAQGGVAGDNPFAGSSFFVDPGSKAQTAADAAAGSDDDADAATFTRIAAVPTAIWLTPEKHPVGEIGGYVSGIAEAAQKLGQTPVFSVYGVPNRDCGNLSSGGLSAEQYPVWVQEIADALSGGPAVVILEPDALALADECGNVDERLAEIGAAVDSLAGTGLTVYLDAGHSNWGPAADMADLLNRAGVSRARGFSTNVSNYNATDVEQAYADQISALTGGAHYVIDTSRNGNGSDGQWCNPSGRALGAEPAVSPSGSAQDANLWVKPPGESDGTCNGGPAAGEWWNAGALELATNAGW
- a CDS encoding putative bifunctional diguanylate cyclase/phosphodiesterase — encoded protein: MSEQPETRTAASAVVSYLLVVVAVATAAAGVVAGLSSPPMSWITCLVFLLSVGVTAVYQMPIGRVTGLPPFGVAGALLVVGTTGPNPVLEVGLWSIAYFISRVVTTRALWMAAQWTGVAAIGGIGFVALSRLLIGLGWWAPLALVLSVLAYMLIVLGLEFLRERGRWSIEHTFGLSALSPWRLLGVLAMCSGVAIAVYVSSTGLLGVVDGSADELRLARETIPLLVVALLFYGAAKRRQTRDSERRLSGVVDAARALPWDVQQDPKETMVEFARRAIDAAEFDVRRRPPGRNEIGARFSPINATDPQLTPESMAPDDEVTEEHQEDAVEPTEYLVASRKNGGAPFTPDDELALDAIGHIASETARVRGAYDTLLDRVDRDSLTGLPNYNAFQRSLSRLNEDRSYASGIAVLFIDLDQFKRLNDTEGHHIGDEVLSTVATRLRASVRPHDFVARVGGDEFVVVLTKLQSLAEAKAVADHIVANIGAPAMLGGREYRPLVSVGLAYSGHQETDPQSIVVDADHSMLAIKKSRRQGGPSFESSIGISPHRSSRINEIVAKAIDDGTLNVVYQPIVNTLEDKIWAFESLVRYTHPELGRISTSSLIEKAKGLGRMDLLTKQVIEASLKAAREFRKIVPGISVMTINLEVEQIRDEHVGAFLKDIVPRYPDVSLCLELNERSTKDIDDDLRAQAEHFRQLGMLIALDDYGSEASSVGALVRIPMDILKIDRSLVDNLDDTRQREVVRALQGFGDAFDYSTVVEGIETQDAVDVLVGIGVRHAQGFFYGRPVPFAQTMSRLKAYGPAGTVTRATPVTGSGIRVG
- a CDS encoding DUF1801 domain-containing protein — encoded protein: MTPQPTPAPAPQPSPAPTPQSSPAPAPHPSSSTPPTAVPPEFADYVSALAPDRAALIGQVVALVESALPAGYERAIEYGMPAWVIPLADYPQTYNGHPLAVVALAAQKNYTSLYLNCVQLGEAGESSFRDAWAGTGKKLDMGKSCVRFRRYDDLAAEVIAEAIRAASPEVVIAAHERARKTPISG
- a CDS encoding SGNH/GDSL hydrolase family protein — protein: MHAPTRRIAAFSAAVFGCAALIGTMVGLSAVATTTSETAQGPIDPDAPVAAFYGDSYTLGTGASHPSKRWSTLISVERGWTEFNPSVNGLGFVNNRASTPPDYLESDAIPTIVAERPDLVFVTMGLNDNFSMPVRDEAIENAIRIDLRTLRAELPSARIIVVEPFWYSDERPDSVRWIIDRVQENAAVIDADYLPGASRWIEGHPEWMAADGLHPNDDGYAEIARRMDAALDRLGL
- a CDS encoding aspartate-semialdehyde dehydrogenase is translated as MSKALNVGVVGATGQVGKVMRRLLEERDFPIASIRFFATARSAGTVLPFKGEDIVVEDVETADPSGLDIALFSAGATGSRAQAPRFAAAGVLVIDNSSAWRMDPDVPLVVSEVNPHAIADARKGIIANPNCTTMAAMPVLKVLHAEAGLERLIVNTYQAVSGSGLAGAEELASQTRAAIEQPGLLDLVHDGRAVEFPAPVKYVRPIAFDVIPLAGSIVDDGEGETDEEKKLRNESRKILELPELLVAGTCVRVPVFTGHSLAINAEFANDITPERAKELLASAPGVELSDVPTPLQAAGNDPSYVGRIRQDQSVPGKRGLALFISNDNLRKGAALNAVQIAELIAADASVPVTV
- a CDS encoding aspartate kinase, with the translated sequence MSLIVQKYGGSSVADAESIKRVAKRIVETRKAGNEVVVAVSAMGDTTDELLDLAHEVAPIPAPREMDMLLSAGERISMALLAMAIESLGHDARSFTGSQAGMITDARHGAARIVDVTPVRLREALDEGAIVIVAGFQGFNRDTKDITTLGRGGSDTTAVALAAALDADICEIYTDVDGIFTADPRVVPKASKIDRITSEEMLELAANGAKVLYIRAVEYARRHGVTLHVRSSFNNNEGTIVYNPTDDETAGHNESIESGSEGAVEEPMIAGVATDLSEAKITVVGVPDIPGKAAQIFTIVAKTGANIDMIVQNVSAASTGLTDISFTLPKSEGQGVLTALRAEQDEVGFLGLQYDDQIGKLALVGAGMRTNAGVSAKLFTALFEAGINIEMISTSEIRISVVTRADTINDALRVVHTAFGLDSDEEAVVHAGTGR